A single genomic interval of Vibrio maritimus harbors:
- a CDS encoding nitroreductase family protein, with product MKQALSYLYQRVSYHVHEMCAPAPDNKQMRAILQAAMSTPDHGRLKPWHFLVIEPSQIPHMIANLRDAWLAHDKQVSTAQANRLADYLAKAPSLVLISAKVQEHREVSKQDQLLSAAAACQMTLLAADQLGFGGVWYSTDAIELPGIRQLLGLTQVHVPVGFMVFGTPIEKRTKNRGSVSAHTQVWHGPNQVTYWLDEH from the coding sequence ATGAAACAAGCACTCAGTTATCTATACCAGCGCGTGTCTTATCACGTGCACGAGATGTGCGCGCCTGCGCCCGACAATAAGCAAATGCGAGCCATTCTTCAGGCGGCAATGAGCACTCCAGACCATGGCAGACTCAAACCTTGGCATTTCTTGGTGATCGAGCCATCACAAATTCCTCATATGATCGCGAACTTACGTGATGCGTGGCTCGCACACGACAAACAGGTATCAACCGCGCAAGCGAATCGACTAGCGGACTATCTCGCTAAGGCGCCAAGCCTAGTTCTAATCTCTGCGAAGGTGCAAGAGCATCGCGAAGTGAGCAAACAAGATCAACTGCTCTCAGCGGCGGCAGCGTGTCAGATGACCTTACTCGCCGCCGATCAACTTGGTTTTGGCGGCGTTTGGTACTCCACCGATGCGATTGAGTTGCCGGGTATTCGACAGTTACTCGGACTCACTCAAGTACACGTCCCCGTGGGCTTTATGGTGTTCGGAACACCAATAGAAAAGCGAACTAAAAACAGAGGCAGTGTGAGCGCACATACTCAAGTTTGGCACGGACCTAACCAAGTCACTTATTGGTTAGACGAGCACTAA
- a CDS encoding TonB-dependent receptor, whose protein sequence is MNTLVRKGLPLSSLALLVHSTVYAEPKNDLDTVIVTGTKIQTTIADSATTMWVIDQKELEKHINAGTDLKGALGRLIPGFDFGSGSRTNYSQNLRGRSALVMIDGVSLNSTREISRQFDSIDPFNIARVEVLSGATALFGAGASGGIINIITKKGEAGDTKVEARVGGVSGFNSSEDLTKQAALAISGGNETVAGRLSVAYEGKGAAYDGDGNMIMPDITQTDMQFNQAIDVMGNLEVNIDELQSLSLTAQYYDSQQDTEYGAYLGPNLAGLFGFPELIEIRKGLKLDEQPHTERVFVNAQYKHDSVLDHALLAQLYYRSESLGFFPFPDTTTPMYGSSVQDTSIFGGKLMLQKEWQDVALNYGGEYASETFSAKQRVFDLQKAMASGAMEFEKLRELQRYPDIDTQNAALFAQANWRVAEDWLLTGGVRYQKTRFDVSDFVGLSQQEYVAAGLLSGADAIPGGSSSTDVWLFNAGGVYDLADNQQLWANFSQGFNVPDPAKFYGKGTYDLTSNPGHATLTNSVNINNTPLPGVKTNSIELGWRASGNNYQTQIAGYYSLSDKTQKINTSDLTLDVGSEESRIYGIEGQFDYYFTQNIYAGVQGQWIRSEEKNQGAWQDMTVQFASPSSAVTRVGYDNLDYGVEVFLQSLADYEDADNNKLNGYNIVGLSSYYMLPVGQINFGIENLFNTTYETIWSQRAQVLYSAVSAPELFKYNGQGRTFALSYSAEF, encoded by the coding sequence GTGAGAAAGGGACTTCCCCTAAGCTCCTTAGCTCTTTTAGTCCACAGCACGGTTTACGCCGAGCCAAAGAACGATCTGGATACTGTGATTGTCACGGGTACTAAGATTCAAACCACGATTGCAGATTCTGCAACCACTATGTGGGTTATTGATCAAAAAGAGCTAGAAAAGCACATCAATGCCGGGACGGATTTGAAAGGTGCATTAGGTCGCTTAATCCCAGGGTTTGATTTTGGCAGTGGTAGTCGAACCAACTATTCACAGAATCTTCGTGGTCGTTCTGCACTAGTCATGATTGACGGAGTATCGCTTAACTCGACACGTGAAATCAGTCGTCAGTTTGACAGTATTGACCCCTTCAATATTGCTCGAGTTGAGGTTTTATCTGGTGCCACGGCATTGTTTGGCGCGGGTGCATCGGGCGGTATCATCAACATCATCACCAAGAAAGGAGAGGCTGGCGACACCAAAGTGGAAGCGCGAGTCGGAGGTGTATCTGGCTTTAACAGCAGTGAAGATCTGACTAAACAAGCGGCGCTCGCTATCTCTGGTGGTAATGAGACTGTTGCGGGTCGACTCTCTGTCGCTTATGAGGGCAAGGGGGCCGCTTATGATGGTGACGGTAACATGATCATGCCAGATATCACTCAGACCGATATGCAGTTCAACCAAGCTATCGATGTCATGGGCAATCTGGAGGTCAATATTGATGAGCTGCAATCGCTCTCTCTAACAGCACAGTACTACGATAGTCAGCAAGATACCGAGTATGGTGCCTACTTAGGTCCTAACTTAGCCGGTCTATTTGGTTTTCCTGAGCTGATTGAGATCCGCAAAGGACTTAAGCTCGACGAGCAACCACATACAGAACGCGTCTTTGTGAATGCGCAATACAAACATGACAGCGTGTTAGACCACGCCTTGCTTGCTCAGCTTTACTATCGCAGCGAGTCATTGGGCTTCTTCCCATTCCCTGACACAACGACACCGATGTACGGCTCTTCGGTTCAGGACACTAGCATCTTTGGCGGTAAGCTGATGCTGCAAAAAGAGTGGCAGGATGTGGCACTCAATTACGGTGGTGAATATGCCTCGGAAACCTTCAGTGCAAAGCAGCGCGTATTTGATCTGCAAAAAGCGATGGCGTCTGGTGCGATGGAGTTTGAAAAGCTTCGTGAATTGCAGCGCTATCCGGATATCGACACGCAAAACGCAGCGCTGTTTGCTCAGGCTAACTGGCGCGTGGCAGAAGATTGGTTACTAACCGGTGGCGTGCGTTATCAGAAGACTCGTTTTGATGTCAGCGACTTCGTTGGCTTATCGCAGCAAGAGTATGTAGCAGCGGGTTTACTCTCTGGTGCCGACGCCATTCCTGGTGGCAGCTCATCAACAGACGTTTGGTTGTTTAATGCTGGTGGTGTTTACGACTTAGCGGATAACCAACAGTTATGGGCAAACTTTAGCCAAGGATTTAACGTACCGGACCCTGCAAAATTTTACGGAAAAGGCACCTATGATCTGACATCCAACCCAGGACACGCAACACTAACTAACAGCGTTAACATCAATAATACACCGCTACCAGGGGTGAAAACGAACTCGATCGAGCTGGGTTGGCGTGCCAGCGGTAATAACTATCAAACTCAGATTGCAGGCTACTACTCGCTATCGGATAAAACGCAGAAGATTAATACCAGTGATCTGACGTTGGACGTGGGCAGTGAAGAGAGCCGAATCTACGGTATTGAAGGCCAGTTTGATTACTACTTCACTCAGAATATTTACGCTGGTGTACAAGGTCAGTGGATCCGCAGCGAAGAGAAGAACCAAGGTGCTTGGCAGGATATGACCGTTCAGTTTGCTAGCCCATCAAGCGCGGTGACTCGCGTAGGTTATGACAACCTTGATTATGGTGTGGAAGTGTTCTTGCAGTCACTGGCTGACTATGAAGATGCCGATAACAACAAGCTAAATGGTTACAACATCGTGGGCCTGTCTAGCTACTACATGCTGCCTGTTGGTCAGATTAACTTCGGTATTGAGAACCTATTCAATACAACATACGAAACGATCTGGAGTCAACGAGCTCAAGTGCTCTACAGCGCGGTATCGGCACCAGAGTTGTTCAAATACAACGGTCAAGGTCGAACCTTCGCACTTAGCTACAGTGCTGAGTTCTAG